In the genome of Populus nigra chromosome 9, ddPopNigr1.1, whole genome shotgun sequence, one region contains:
- the LOC133702645 gene encoding ribosomal RNA-processing protein 17-like gives MKGEIEDNGAIQIPPTRVGHIKKRVLKNKGVSVSFNEKDLRDYVTGFHKRKKKRRKEAIKQQEVKLRHKRIAARKQRKLEKELALNGGAPPAADESDNYGEDDEEIEPIASISGTTKYDNGDMQVTVTTSEISREDEDGHSEKTQVTVPRLNEADKSHKLSVSKKNSFKKVLKHKSRSKPQNKRDRKKGKTNTKKR, from the exons ATGAAAGGTGAAATCGAGGACAATGGAGCAATACAGATACCGCCAACTCGAGTTGGGCACATAAAGAAACGAGTTCTTAAGAACAAAGGTGTGTCTGTCTCTTTCAACGAGAAAGATCTCAG gGATTATGTTACTGGGTTTCataagaggaagaagaagaggagaaaggAAGCAATTAAACAACAAGAGGTGAAGTTAAGGCACAAGCGTATCGCGGCACGCAAACAG AGGAAACTGGAAAAAGAACTTGCTTTAAATGGAGGAGCTCCACCAGCTGCTGATGAAAGCGATAACTAtggagaagatgatgaagaaattgaGCCAATTGCATCAATAAGTG GGACAACAAAGTACGACAATGGGGACATGCAAGTTACTGTGACCACCAGCGAGATTTCACGTGAAGACGAGGATGGCCATAGTGAAAAGACACAAGTGACAGTGCCAAGGTTGAATGAAGCTGATAAATCGCACAAGTTATCCGTGAGCAAAAAGAATTCATTCAAGAAAGTTTTGAAACACAAATCACGGTCAAAGCCACAAAACAAAAGGGACAGAAAGAAGGGAAAGACGAATACCAAGAAGCGGTAG